In Dioscorea cayenensis subsp. rotundata cultivar TDr96_F1 chromosome 9, TDr96_F1_v2_PseudoChromosome.rev07_lg8_w22 25.fasta, whole genome shotgun sequence, a genomic segment contains:
- the LOC120269361 gene encoding uncharacterized aarF domain-containing protein kinase At5g05200, chloroplastic, translating to MAITAFRGAVQSHVPFLLGRPKILVKSSSMRLRSCNRRLNRVSVFARYSQAQNISTRIQDSIDNLPKLVEDIVQTSISTGPRGAFRLAQGIQAVLAVGSEWLTDVSKSENASSGLPREMRLGILSPLYLRKLFERLGATYIKLGQFIASAPTLFPPEYVEEFQSCFDRAPPVPYKEIETILREELGRPLDSVYEYIDPVPIASASIAQVHGARLKNSQQEVVIKVLKPGIEDILVADLNFVYIVARLLEFLNPELRRSSLVGIVKDIKESMLEEVDFQKEAANIESFRRYLEDMGLSRQAKAPQVYRHCSTRRILTMERLYGVPLTDLDSIRALVPDPETALVTALNVWFGSLIGCESFHADVHAGNLWLLRDGRIGFLDFGIVGRISPKTWAAMEIFLASFANEDYESMASALVEMGATEKNVDTKAFAQDLEKIFSSIQDLDTEIVVATARSPNANAAAISANVIVDERQMNALFLDVVRVSESYGLRFPREFALLMKQLLYFDRYTRLLAPNLNMLQDQRISISSSRRIRRMQQ from the exons ATGGCGATCACTGCATTCCGGGGCGCCGTTCAATCCCACGTTCCTTTCCTCCTTGGCCGACCCAAG ATTCTGGTGAAGAGCAGTTCAATGAGGTTGAGAAGTTGTAATCGAAGGTTGAATCGGGTTTCGGTGTTTGCTCGGTATTCACAAGCTCAGAACATTTCTACTCGCATTCAAG ACAGCATAGACAATTTGCCGAAGCTGGTGGAGGACATTGTTCaaacttcaatcagtacaggaCCTAGGGGTGCCTTTAGGCTAGCACAAGGCATACAAGCTGTTCTTGCGGTTGGTAGTGAGTGGCTCACTGATGTCTCCAAG TCTGAAAATGCATCTTCAGGATTGCCAAGAGAAATGCGGCTCGGAATACTTTCGCCCCTTTATCTACGAAAATTATTTGAACGACTCGGAGCAACTTATATCAAACTAGGTCAG TTCATAGCATCAGCACCAACATTATTTCCTCCAGAGTATGTTGAGGAATTCCAGAGCTGTTTTGATCGAGCTCCACCGGTACCATATAAAGAAATTGAGACTATTTTGCGTGAGGAACTAGGGAGGCCATTGGATAGTGTGTATGAGTACATAGATCCAGTGCCGATTGCATCAGCTTCGATAGCTCAG GTCCATGGTGCAAGGCTGAAAAACTCTCAGCAAGAAGTGGTGATAAAAGTCCTAAAGCCTGGCATAGAGGATATATTGGTTGCTGATCTGaactttgtttatattgttgCCCGCCTTTTGGAGTTCTTAAACCCCGAGCTTCGCAGGTCATCATTG GTAGGTATTGTCAAAGACATAAAAGAATCAATGCTTGAAGAGGTTGATTTCCAGAAAGAGGCTGCAAATATTGAATCTTTCAGGAGATATTTAGAAGACATGGGACTTTCAAGGCAGGCAAAGGCTCCGCAGGTTTACAGGCACTGCAGCACTCGGCGGATATTAACAATGGAAAGACTCTATGGTGTACCTCTTACTGATCTTGATTCCATAAGAGCACTGGTGCCTGATCCTGAAACTGCTCTTGTTACTGCACTTAATGTCTG GTTTGGAAGTTTAATTGGGTGTGAATCATTTCATGCAGATGTGCATGCAGGAAACTTATGGTTGCTTCGTGATGGACGGATTGGGTTCCTTGATTTTG GAATTGTTGGACGAATATCACCAAAGACATGGGCTGCGATGGAGATCTTTTTGGCATCCTTTGCCAATGAAGATTATGAATCTATGGCTTCTGCATTGGTTGAAATGGGTGCTACAGAAAAAAATGTGGATACTAAAGCCTTTGCACAAGACTTGGAAAAGATATTCTCATCGATACAG GATTTGGATACAGAAATTGTAGTCGCCACAGCGAGAAGTCCAAATGCAAATGCGGCTGCTATATCCGCCAATGTCATCGTTGATGAGCGACAGATGAATGCCCTGTTCCTTGATGTG GTTCGAGTTAGTGAATCATACGGGCTGAGATTTCCCCGGGAATTTGCTCTTCTCATGAAGCAACTTCTGTATTTTGATCGTTATACTCGATTATTAGCTCCCAACCTAAACATGTTACAGGACCAGAGGATCAGCATTTCATCTAGTAGAAGGATTAGGAGGATGCAACAGTGA
- the LOC120269000 gene encoding eukaryotic translation initiation factor 2 subunit beta — translation MADEKEIPPGMKDEVAEFVPFDPSKKKKKKKVLIQDPAEEAEKLAEKTENLTVSDAPEPSFVGMKKKKKKPVETEVVSEEQEDAGEDLDGDHAGEDEEGEGIVLGRVRYPWEGTDRDYLYEELLDRVFNILRENNPDLAGDRRRTVMRPPQVLREGTKKTVFVNFMDLCKTMHRQPEHVMTFLLAEMGTSGSLDGQQRLVVKGRFAPKNFEGILRRYVNEYVICNGCKSPDTILSKENRLFFLRCEQCGSHRSVAPIKAGFVARVGRRKAGT, via the exons ATGGCGGATGAGAAAGAGATCCCTCCGGGGATGAAGGACGAGGTTGCAGAG TTTGTGCCGTTCGATCcgtcgaagaagaagaaaaagaagaaggtttTGATCCAGGATCCTGCTGAGGAGGCGGAGAAGCTGGCTGAGAAGACGGAGAATTTGACAG TTAGTGATGCACCTGAGCCGAGTTTTGTTggcatgaagaaaaagaagaagaagccg GTAGAGACTGAGGTTGTCAGCGAGGAACAGGAGGATGCTGGAGAGGATCTTGATG GTGACCACGCTGGAGAAGATGAGGAAGGGGAAGGAATTGTGCTGGGACGTGTGCGATATCCGTGGGAGGGCACTGATAGAGATTACTTATATGAGGAG CTTCTGGATAGAGTTTTCAATATCTTAAGGGAGAATAATCCAGATCTTGCTGGGGATAGGCGTAGAACTGTAATGAGGCCCCCACAGGTTCTCAGAGAAGGAACAAAGAAGACGGTTTTTGTGAACTTTATGGATCTTTGCAAAAC GATGCATAGGCAGCCAGAACATGTTATGACCTTTTTGCTTGCTGAAATGGGAACAAGTGGATCCCTTGATGGGCAGCAGAGGCTGGTTGTTAAGGGCAGATTTGCTCCCAAGAATTTTGAGGGTATACTTAGAAGATATGTTA ATGAATATGTCATATGCAATGGCTGCAAAAGTCCAGATACTATACTTTCAAAGGAGAACCGCTTGTTCTTTCTCCGCTGTGAGCAG TGTGGTTCTCATCGATCAGTTGCACCAATTAAGGCTGGGTTTGTTGCTCGTGTGGGACGTCGCAAAGCAGGGACATAA